The Sedimentisphaera salicampi genome includes a region encoding these proteins:
- a CDS encoding Fe-S-containing hydro-lyase, translating to MAKKISTPLTKQKTAELRAGEEVLISGVIYSARDMAHKRLTESIARSEPLPIDIEGQIIYFVGPSPAAEGRPAGSAGPTTSSRMDQFSPILLDNGLAGMIGKGYRGDAVINSLIKNTAVHFSAVGGAGALLSKSIVKSEVVAYPELGPEAIHRLEVSDFPAVVAYDSTGASIYERKK from the coding sequence ATGGCAAAGAAGATCTCTACTCCCCTGACAAAACAGAAAACAGCAGAGCTCAGAGCAGGCGAGGAAGTGCTCATCTCGGGCGTTATATACAGCGCTCGGGATATGGCGCACAAAAGACTCACCGAATCCATCGCACGCTCTGAGCCTCTTCCTATTGATATAGAGGGGCAGATAATTTATTTTGTAGGCCCTTCGCCGGCAGCAGAGGGAAGGCCGGCCGGTTCTGCAGGCCCCACCACATCTTCAAGGATGGATCAATTCAGCCCGATACTTCTGGATAACGGCCTTGCCGGTATGATAGGCAAAGGCTACCGCGGCGATGCTGTGATCAATTCCCTTATTAAGAATACAGCAGTGCATTTCAGTGCTGTCGGCGGGGCAGGCGCACTTTTGAGCAAATCTATAGTCAAATCGGAAGTGGTGGCATATCCTGAGCTCGGCCCAGAGGCAATCCACCGCCTCGAGGTTTCGGATTTCCCTGCAGTTGTAGCCTACGACTCCACAGGCGCAAGCATTTACGAGCGCAAGAAATAA